The proteins below come from a single Demetria terragena DSM 11295 genomic window:
- a CDS encoding MarR family winged helix-turn-helix transcriptional regulator, whose amino-acid sequence MGIADDAVEIRAQGWRTLAALHGLIETSLERALQREHGLSVVEFTVMDALNRQDGWHMRMQQLARAAALSSSATTRLVTRLEDRGILTRILCADDRRGIYTELTGAGRVALEEARPTHGQALEEALDAACAQPELAPLVEALHRLPART is encoded by the coding sequence GTGGGAATCGCTGATGACGCTGTGGAGATCCGTGCCCAGGGCTGGCGCACGCTGGCCGCGCTGCATGGGCTGATCGAGACGAGTCTGGAACGCGCGCTACAGCGCGAGCACGGGCTGTCCGTCGTCGAGTTCACCGTGATGGACGCGCTCAACCGACAAGACGGCTGGCACATGAGAATGCAGCAGCTGGCCAGGGCCGCAGCGCTGTCCAGCAGCGCCACGACGCGTCTGGTGACGCGGTTGGAGGATCGCGGGATCCTCACCCGCATTCTGTGCGCCGACGACCGGCGGGGGATTTATACCGAGCTGACCGGTGCCGGCCGGGTCGCATTGGAGGAAGCTCGCCCGACGCACGGGCAGGCACTCGAAGAAGCACTCGACGCTGCGTGCGCGCAGCCTGAGCTCGCGCCGTTGGTGGAGGCGCTGCACCGGCTCCCGGCGCGTACATGA
- a CDS encoding MFS transporter → MPIGLLALAAGGFGIGLTEFVIAGLLPEVAADFGIDEATAGWLISGYAIAVAVGAIVITASVSRLPRKQVLLALMALFIAGNLLSALAPTYAVLMGGRILAALCHGAFFGIGSVVAASMVAKEKQAGAIALMFGGLTASNVLGVPFGTFIGQAYGWRATFWVITGIGIVATLAIAAFVPAPRTDEPAPRLRAELGAFRAPQVWLSLAVTVLGFGGMFGAFTYIAFTLTEVSGFASSTVPWLLVAFGVGLFAGNALGGKAADRSVPVALTVALAALTVVMAFFALTAQAQVTTVISLVLMGGFGFAVVPGLQMRIMTYAGGAPTLASGANIAAFNLGNAAGAWLGGLTISAGLGYTSPLWVGAGAALAALLVLVAAERLAKRDVSTPAVQAELVA, encoded by the coding sequence ATGCCCATCGGACTGCTCGCCCTCGCCGCAGGTGGCTTCGGTATCGGACTCACCGAGTTCGTCATCGCCGGCCTGCTCCCCGAGGTCGCCGCCGACTTCGGAATCGACGAAGCCACCGCCGGATGGCTCATCTCCGGCTACGCCATCGCTGTCGCGGTTGGTGCCATCGTCATCACCGCTTCGGTGAGCCGCCTGCCCCGCAAGCAGGTGCTGCTCGCGCTCATGGCGTTGTTCATCGCTGGCAACCTGCTGTCCGCCCTGGCCCCGACGTACGCCGTCCTCATGGGCGGGCGCATCCTTGCCGCCCTCTGTCACGGTGCGTTCTTCGGCATCGGGTCAGTCGTCGCCGCCTCGATGGTCGCGAAGGAGAAGCAAGCTGGAGCCATTGCGTTGATGTTCGGCGGACTCACCGCCTCCAACGTGCTCGGCGTGCCCTTCGGCACCTTCATCGGACAGGCCTACGGCTGGCGCGCCACCTTCTGGGTGATCACCGGCATCGGCATCGTTGCCACCCTCGCGATCGCCGCCTTCGTCCCCGCGCCGCGTACCGACGAGCCTGCACCGCGCCTGCGCGCCGAACTCGGCGCTTTCCGCGCACCGCAGGTCTGGCTGTCGCTGGCCGTCACCGTCCTGGGATTCGGTGGCATGTTCGGTGCATTCACCTACATCGCGTTCACACTCACCGAGGTATCCGGCTTCGCGAGTTCGACAGTGCCATGGCTGCTGGTGGCCTTCGGCGTCGGGCTGTTCGCCGGAAATGCGCTGGGCGGCAAGGCTGCTGATCGATCCGTCCCGGTCGCCCTGACCGTGGCTCTGGCCGCACTCACGGTTGTCATGGCGTTCTTCGCCCTCACGGCGCAGGCGCAGGTCACCACGGTGATCTCGCTGGTGCTCATGGGCGGGTTCGGGTTCGCCGTCGTGCCCGGCCTACAGATGCGGATCATGACCTACGCCGGTGGCGCGCCGACGCTCGCTTCAGGCGCCAACATTGCAGCGTTCAACCTCGGCAACGCAGCGGGCGCCTGGCTGGGCGGCCTCACGATCTCTGCCGGGCTCGGATACACCTCGCCGCTGTGGGTCGGAGCCGGTGCGGCGCTCGCCGCGCTCCTGGTGCTGGTCGCCGCCGAGCGCCTCGCGAAGCGGGACGTCTCGACGCCTGCCGTGCAGGCAGAACTCGTCGCCTGA
- a CDS encoding Ku protein — MRAIWKGAVSFGLVNVPVRLYSATENHDVQFRQVHREDGGRIKYKRVCSVDGEEVPYDQIAKGYETEDGDMVVLTNEDLADLPISSSREIAVDKFVPADQIDPLLLDKCYYLEPDAAAVKPYVLLREALTQSERVALVTVSLRTRMTPAVLRVKDDVIALQTLLWPDEIRAADFGVLADSESEIKPAEQAMAQMLVDSLAGDYAPDEYEDDYAAAVRAVVEAKLEGGEVKAAPEPEDSGGEVVDLLAALQQSVARAKKGRGEEAG; from the coding sequence ATGCGAGCCATCTGGAAAGGCGCGGTGTCCTTCGGCCTGGTCAATGTCCCTGTCCGCCTGTACTCCGCAACCGAAAATCACGACGTGCAGTTCCGGCAAGTCCATCGAGAGGATGGCGGCCGGATCAAGTACAAGCGGGTCTGCTCGGTCGACGGCGAGGAAGTGCCGTACGACCAGATCGCGAAGGGCTATGAGACCGAGGACGGCGACATGGTCGTCCTCACGAATGAGGACCTTGCGGACCTACCGATCTCCAGTAGCCGCGAGATTGCCGTCGACAAGTTTGTGCCTGCGGATCAGATTGACCCGCTGCTGCTCGACAAGTGCTATTACCTCGAACCCGATGCTGCGGCAGTGAAGCCGTACGTCCTACTGCGCGAGGCGCTCACCCAGTCCGAGCGAGTCGCGTTGGTCACGGTGTCGCTCCGGACGCGGATGACACCCGCGGTCTTGCGGGTCAAGGACGACGTCATCGCCTTGCAGACCCTGTTGTGGCCAGACGAGATCAGGGCTGCCGACTTTGGTGTTCTCGCCGACTCGGAGAGCGAGATCAAACCGGCTGAACAGGCGATGGCACAGATGCTCGTGGACTCGCTCGCGGGTGACTACGCTCCCGACGAGTACGAAGACGATTACGCCGCGGCGGTGCGCGCCGTGGTCGAGGCAAAGCTCGAAGGCGGGGAAGTCAAGGCTGCTCCGGAGCCCGAGGACTCCGGAGGTGAAGTGGTCGACCTGCTCGCGGCGCTCCAGCAGAGCGTGGCACGCGCCAAGAAGGGGCGCGGCGAAGAGGCCGGCTGA
- the ligD gene encoding non-homologous end-joining DNA ligase: protein MRPMLATPGPIVPLGTGWCHEVKWDGMRALVDVRAGRVRLSSRTERDVTVAFPELVADASGLSAFDDLLLDGEIVVMRGGRPSFAALAERFNVTSARVADQLAAQAPVTLMAFDVLRAAGTDVTSRPLRQRRQLLEGAGLGSAWVQVPPAFDNGADLVTATAEQGIEGIVSKRWDSTYLPGRRSDDWRKVVHRNTESYVIGGWRYEVDTRDRLGAILIGTPGPGGLAFRGRIGSGLAGRAGANLLPRLRELRTEKVPFADDIPTADRQGTQWVSPEIVIDVEFHAVTDDGRLRQPSWKGIRPDLTPEDLLPRRADA, encoded by the coding sequence ATGCGCCCCATGCTCGCCACCCCAGGCCCGATCGTGCCGCTCGGCACGGGTTGGTGCCATGAGGTCAAGTGGGACGGTATGCGCGCCCTTGTCGACGTACGCGCGGGACGTGTACGTCTCTCCTCCCGCACCGAGCGAGATGTCACGGTCGCCTTCCCCGAACTCGTGGCCGACGCCTCCGGCCTGAGCGCCTTCGACGACCTACTCCTTGACGGCGAGATCGTCGTCATGCGCGGCGGACGCCCTTCGTTTGCCGCCTTGGCCGAGCGCTTCAACGTCACCAGCGCCCGGGTCGCCGACCAGCTCGCCGCCCAGGCGCCGGTCACCTTGATGGCCTTCGACGTGCTGCGCGCGGCGGGCACCGACGTCACCTCCCGCCCGCTGCGACAACGCCGTCAGTTGCTTGAGGGCGCGGGGCTGGGCAGCGCCTGGGTCCAGGTGCCGCCGGCATTCGACAATGGCGCCGACCTTGTCACTGCCACGGCGGAGCAAGGGATCGAAGGCATCGTCTCCAAGAGGTGGGACTCGACGTACCTTCCTGGCCGACGCAGCGACGATTGGCGCAAGGTCGTGCACCGCAATACCGAGTCCTATGTCATCGGCGGTTGGCGCTACGAGGTTGATACGCGGGATCGGTTGGGCGCCATACTGATTGGAACGCCTGGTCCTGGAGGGCTCGCATTCCGGGGCCGGATCGGAAGCGGGCTCGCGGGGCGAGCTGGCGCGAACCTACTCCCCCGACTCCGCGAACTGAGGACCGAGAAGGTTCCCTTCGCCGATGACATTCCGACCGCGGATCGCCAGGGCACACAATGGGTTTCGCCTGAGATCGTCATCGATGTGGAGTTCCATGCCGTGACAGACGATGGGCGTCTGCGCCAGCCAAGCTGGAAGGGTATCCGCCCTGACCTCACTCCCGAAGACCTCCTTCCTCGGAGAGCCGATGCCTGA
- the ligD gene encoding non-homologous end-joining DNA ligase: MPETPEQLLVEVGGHRLKVGNLDKVMFPKTDTTKGEVLNYYAQVASVLLPVLAGRPVTRVRWPHGTGDMSFFEKNLPGGVPRWIDRVTIEGHGSRSTRGSVTYPLISGVADLTYFANLASLELHVPQWKVGESGIPTAPDRLVIDLDPGAPAGLHECAQVALLVRDELTAAGLPTVPVTSGSKGMQVYAPLDSTLTSQQASDLAKALAEKLQQSEPTLVVSRMTKSLRAGKVFLDWSQNVAAKTTIAPYSLRGRDRPTVATPRTWDEVEHGAHDADALQHLEIDEVLERLTDHGDLFQKGLG; the protein is encoded by the coding sequence ATGCCTGAAACACCCGAGCAACTCCTTGTCGAGGTCGGTGGCCATCGCCTCAAGGTCGGAAACCTCGACAAAGTGATGTTTCCCAAGACCGACACCACTAAGGGCGAAGTCCTCAACTACTACGCCCAGGTCGCCTCAGTCCTGCTCCCCGTTCTGGCCGGACGGCCTGTCACCCGGGTGCGGTGGCCGCACGGCACCGGCGACATGTCGTTCTTCGAGAAGAACCTCCCCGGCGGGGTTCCACGCTGGATCGATCGGGTCACGATCGAGGGACATGGTTCGCGGAGCACTCGCGGTTCGGTGACCTATCCGCTGATTTCCGGCGTCGCTGATCTGACCTACTTTGCCAACCTTGCCTCCCTGGAACTCCATGTGCCGCAATGGAAAGTCGGGGAGAGCGGCATACCAACAGCCCCCGACCGCCTGGTGATTGACCTGGACCCAGGAGCCCCGGCCGGCCTGCATGAGTGTGCTCAGGTCGCCCTCCTGGTCCGGGACGAACTCACCGCAGCGGGTCTGCCCACGGTGCCGGTCACCTCGGGCAGCAAGGGCATGCAGGTCTACGCACCCTTGGACAGCACCTTGACCAGCCAGCAGGCAAGCGACCTGGCCAAGGCGCTCGCCGAGAAGCTTCAACAGTCCGAGCCAACACTGGTGGTTTCCCGCATGACCAAGTCTCTTCGCGCAGGCAAGGTCTTCTTGGATTGGTCACAGAACGTGGCAGCAAAGACCACCATCGCGCCATATAGCCTGCGCGGCCGCGATCGGCCGACCGTGGCGACGCCGCGTACATGGGACGAGGTCGAGCACGGCGCACACGACGCAGATGCGTTGCAGCACTTGGAGATCGACGAGGTCCTCGAACGTCTCACCGACCACGGCGACCTGTTTCAGAAGGGCCTGGGCTGA
- a CDS encoding (2Fe-2S)-binding protein, with product MLNSQDAGGDPTREWRQECARDLARQYAIPPPQQVAAVFVLQWYLGAVARASAHLTVASVGLQLDLAPENMAIRRSAVGGYPVAVELSAETAWESAPSSEDRWLRATSEFHAHAQHFVAGYRPEVKLGSALRAGSIRDSWDSARASADPDWPLSTRRTSCCFIYPLPGVIECARCPRRTLSGQPRPF from the coding sequence GTGCTGAACAGCCAGGACGCTGGAGGCGACCCCACGCGGGAGTGGCGTCAGGAGTGTGCCAGAGATTTGGCACGGCAATACGCCATACCGCCGCCGCAGCAGGTGGCTGCGGTCTTTGTGTTGCAGTGGTACCTCGGGGCGGTCGCGAGGGCGAGTGCCCATCTCACTGTCGCTTCAGTCGGTCTCCAGTTGGACCTGGCGCCCGAGAACATGGCAATCCGACGATCGGCAGTGGGCGGCTACCCGGTGGCGGTCGAACTGTCTGCGGAGACCGCATGGGAGTCTGCGCCATCTAGCGAGGACAGGTGGCTGCGCGCCACGTCTGAATTCCACGCGCACGCACAGCATTTCGTCGCGGGCTATCGACCCGAGGTCAAACTTGGAAGCGCGCTGCGGGCCGGATCGATCCGGGACTCCTGGGACTCAGCCCGCGCGTCCGCCGATCCCGATTGGCCACTGTCGACCCGACGTACGTCGTGCTGTTTCATCTACCCGCTCCCTGGTGTCATCGAATGCGCACGCTGCCCGCGTCGGACCCTGTCAGGTCAGCCCAGGCCCTTCTGA
- a CDS encoding histone-like nucleoid-structuring protein Lsr2: MAQKVIVQLLDDVDGQTADETVTFGLDGVTYEIDLSAANAAKLRDELATWVGHGRRVGGRRATGGRTPVRASRSDLGAIREWGRSNGYQVSDRGRVSQELQDAYDKANG, translated from the coding sequence ATGGCTCAGAAAGTCATCGTTCAGCTTTTGGACGACGTGGATGGCCAGACCGCTGATGAGACCGTGACCTTTGGGCTGGACGGTGTGACCTACGAGATTGATTTGAGCGCCGCAAATGCGGCAAAGCTGCGCGATGAACTGGCCACCTGGGTCGGCCACGGCCGTCGCGTGGGTGGTCGTCGCGCTACCGGTGGGCGAACCCCCGTCCGGGCATCGCGTTCGGATCTTGGCGCCATTCGCGAGTGGGGCCGCTCCAACGGCTATCAGGTCAGCGACCGCGGCCGGGTGTCGCAAGAGCTCCAGGACGCCTACGACAAGGCCAACGGCTGA
- a CDS encoding methylated-DNA--[protein]-cysteine S-methyltransferase: MKPSTIRHLLLEDTPVGQVLVVANGNAVSGVYLRAGKHYPDMSEVGPNAPFDDLLVAAGRELAEYFVGERSEFGVPTKAQGTEFQQIVWNALRDIPYGDTWSYGDLAAAIGRPSASRAVGLANGKNPISIIVPCHRVIGASGNLTGYGGGIENKKVLLELERSRLGSTLF; this comes from the coding sequence ATGAAACCCTCGACGATTCGACACCTGCTCCTGGAGGACACTCCGGTAGGTCAGGTACTGGTTGTCGCCAACGGAAATGCCGTTTCGGGTGTCTACCTGCGAGCTGGCAAGCACTATCCCGACATGTCAGAGGTCGGGCCGAATGCGCCATTCGATGACCTGCTCGTCGCGGCAGGCAGAGAACTTGCCGAGTATTTTGTGGGTGAGCGTTCTGAATTTGGTGTTCCAACGAAGGCGCAGGGCACAGAGTTCCAGCAGATCGTATGGAATGCTTTGCGTGATATTCCGTACGGAGACACCTGGAGTTACGGGGACCTCGCCGCCGCTATCGGTCGGCCCAGCGCGAGCCGGGCGGTCGGCCTAGCGAACGGCAAGAATCCGATCTCGATCATCGTTCCCTGCCATCGCGTCATCGGCGCCAGCGGAAATCTGACCGGCTATGGCGGGGGTATTGAGAATAAGAAGGTCCTCCTGGAGTTGGAACGCTCACGGCTAGGCAGCACGCTGTTCTAG
- a CDS encoding AlkA N-terminal domain-containing protein has protein sequence MHFTTEAQVRAVRSRDQRFDGWFFTGVKSTGIYCRPSCPAMTPRETNMVFYPSAAAAQAGGYRACRRCRPDTTPGSPEWNVRADVVARAMRLIADGVVDRDGVEGLAQRLGYSVRQIERQVRGELGAGPLALARSQRAQAARVLIDTTDLTMAEVAFAAGFGSIRAFNQTLQDVYACSPRELRARRRRGAGVQSDGAWHHVSVRLAFRPPFFPDNLFGHLAATAVPGVEEWRGGAYRRALRLAHGPAVVALTPHDDHVAARFWLADLRDLSGAVSRCRWLLDLDADPEAIDETLARDPSLRPLVRAAPGRRVPRSADAAEMALRIVLGQQVSTRAAQTLAARVVASHGTSLVEPVGGITHTFPAPDIVAQIDPRDLAMPKQRRQAVLHLAAELADGVDVSPACDPEQTRASLNAMPGIGPWTVESIAMRGWGDPDAFPSTDLGVRAGLVAINAPLRGDVLDRISRAWSPWRAYATQHLWATSDHEINHIPQEATA, from the coding sequence ATGCACTTCACCACCGAGGCCCAGGTTCGGGCCGTGCGATCCCGTGACCAACGTTTTGACGGATGGTTTTTCACGGGAGTGAAGTCGACCGGAATTTACTGTCGGCCGAGCTGCCCGGCGATGACTCCCCGCGAGACCAACATGGTGTTCTATCCCAGCGCTGCGGCCGCGCAAGCCGGTGGGTATCGCGCCTGCCGTCGATGCCGCCCCGACACCACACCGGGCTCGCCGGAATGGAACGTCCGTGCCGATGTTGTGGCGCGTGCGATGCGCCTGATCGCCGACGGTGTGGTGGACCGCGACGGAGTCGAAGGATTGGCCCAGCGGTTGGGATACAGCGTGCGCCAGATCGAGCGCCAGGTCCGTGGCGAACTAGGCGCGGGTCCGTTGGCGTTGGCGCGCAGCCAACGCGCGCAGGCCGCGCGGGTGCTGATCGACACCACCGACTTGACGATGGCCGAGGTGGCGTTTGCTGCCGGCTTCGGCAGCATCCGGGCGTTCAATCAGACGCTTCAGGACGTGTACGCGTGCTCGCCTCGAGAACTTCGCGCGCGGCGCCGGCGTGGTGCCGGGGTGCAATCCGATGGTGCCTGGCACCACGTGTCGGTGCGACTCGCGTTCCGGCCGCCCTTCTTTCCGGACAACCTGTTTGGCCACCTGGCAGCGACCGCCGTTCCTGGTGTGGAGGAATGGCGAGGCGGTGCATACCGACGAGCCCTGCGGTTGGCCCACGGGCCCGCCGTGGTGGCACTGACGCCGCACGATGATCACGTGGCTGCTCGGTTCTGGCTCGCGGACCTACGCGATTTGAGTGGCGCCGTCAGCCGATGCCGCTGGTTGCTGGACCTGGACGCGGACCCCGAAGCCATCGACGAAACGCTCGCGAGGGACCCGTCCTTGCGACCGCTCGTTCGCGCCGCCCCGGGACGTCGGGTGCCGCGTTCGGCCGACGCGGCAGAGATGGCGCTACGCATTGTCCTGGGCCAGCAAGTGTCGACGCGCGCCGCACAAACTCTGGCCGCCCGCGTCGTGGCGTCACATGGCACCTCTCTTGTCGAGCCGGTGGGCGGCATCACGCATACTTTCCCGGCTCCGGACATCGTCGCCCAGATCGACCCGAGAGATTTGGCGATGCCCAAACAGCGACGGCAGGCCGTCCTTCACCTCGCGGCCGAGTTGGCCGATGGCGTGGACGTGTCGCCAGCGTGCGATCCGGAACAGACCCGGGCCAGCCTGAATGCGATGCCCGGAATCGGTCCCTGGACAGTCGAGTCAATCGCGATGCGAGGGTGGGGCGACCCCGACGCCTTTCCGTCCACCGATCTGGGAGTTCGCGCTGGCCTTGTCGCCATCAATGCGCCGTTGCGAGGCGACGTTCTGGACCGAATATCTCGAGCGTGGAGTCCGTGGCGGGCCTATGCCACACAACACCTCTGGGCTACCAGCGACCATGAAATAAACCACATTCCTCAGGAGGCCACCGCATGA
- a CDS encoding Rossmann-like and DUF2520 domain-containing protein yields MDEGARPTLRVGVVGCGRVGAVLGAGLRDAGHLVVAVSAVSDASVQRAEGLLPGVPIVSPDEVVRRADLILVTIPDDQIASVIRGFATLGLFDEPKIVAHVAGALGLEPLAPVTERGGLVFALHPAMTFSGEAKDIDRLVGTPCAVTGLAEGLAVGQSIVMDLGGEPFALPPGDRVTYHAALTHAANHTITLVTQAMQILRTVGVDDPERVLRPLMEASLDNVLQRGDRALTGPVSRGDVGTVVGHLEALERDAPQVAEAYRTMARATAERAIAGRRVPHEHVGALREALRDRTP; encoded by the coding sequence ATGGACGAAGGAGCTCGCCCCACGTTGCGCGTTGGGGTGGTGGGGTGCGGACGGGTTGGCGCCGTCCTCGGCGCAGGGCTGCGTGACGCGGGGCACCTGGTGGTCGCGGTTTCCGCGGTCAGCGATGCGTCCGTGCAGCGCGCAGAAGGACTCCTTCCAGGAGTTCCGATCGTTTCGCCCGATGAGGTGGTCCGGCGCGCGGATCTCATTCTGGTCACCATTCCGGATGACCAGATCGCCTCTGTCATCAGGGGATTCGCCACTCTCGGACTGTTCGACGAGCCCAAGATCGTGGCCCATGTCGCCGGTGCGTTGGGCCTTGAGCCGCTTGCCCCGGTCACGGAGCGCGGCGGGTTGGTCTTCGCCTTGCACCCGGCCATGACCTTCAGTGGTGAGGCCAAAGACATTGATCGATTGGTCGGAACTCCTTGTGCTGTCACTGGATTGGCAGAAGGTCTAGCTGTTGGACAGTCGATCGTGATGGATCTGGGAGGAGAACCGTTCGCCCTCCCACCGGGGGACCGGGTGACCTATCACGCGGCGCTGACTCATGCCGCCAATCACACGATCACCCTGGTAACACAGGCGATGCAGATTCTCCGCACCGTGGGAGTCGACGACCCGGAGCGGGTCTTGCGGCCCCTGATGGAGGCGAGCCTCGATAACGTGCTTCAGCGTGGTGATCGAGCCTTGACCGGCCCCGTCTCGCGGGGTGACGTGGGCACCGTGGTGGGCCATCTTGAGGCATTGGAGCGCGATGCTCCGCAGGTGGCGGAGGCGTACCGCACGATGGCGCGCGCGACAGCTGAGCGCGCGATCGCCGGACGACGGGTGCCGCACGAACATGTCGGTGCCCTGCGAGAGGCCCTGCGAGACCGGACGCCGTGA
- a CDS encoding SAM-dependent methyltransferase produces the protein MTWRPWESAWHDALYGPNGFYRRHEGPAGHFATSAQGIPGVGRVLAQAVLALMARHELGSFVEIGSGRGELLTTLRTLDPDIRLQGCDVVPRPVYLPDSIEWLESPGGSGLPDGPFTDSLVFAHEWLDVIPVPVVELGTDGPRLVEVDSDGDERLGGSPSQEDLGWCEDHWPLTEFGARAEIGRPREIAWEALCERSPGSLVVAVDYGHEISARPLYGSLTAFVSGREAMPLPDGSRDITAHVAVDTLVAARRVSQHDVLHELGVIPPRPDHDLARTDPPSYLAALAHRQAAQHASASPGLGDFWWVLRKT, from the coding sequence ATGACATGGCGTCCATGGGAATCTGCCTGGCACGACGCGTTGTATGGACCCAATGGCTTCTACCGCCGCCACGAGGGACCTGCCGGACACTTCGCGACGTCGGCTCAAGGCATCCCCGGGGTCGGCAGGGTTCTGGCACAGGCGGTCTTGGCGCTCATGGCCAGGCACGAGCTTGGCTCATTCGTCGAGATCGGGTCTGGCCGCGGAGAACTCCTGACGACTCTGCGGACACTCGATCCCGACATCCGCCTGCAAGGGTGCGATGTGGTTCCCCGACCGGTCTATCTGCCCGACTCCATCGAGTGGCTGGAGTCACCGGGCGGTTCAGGACTGCCTGACGGACCGTTCACTGACTCGTTGGTCTTCGCCCACGAATGGCTGGATGTGATTCCGGTACCCGTTGTGGAATTGGGCACGGACGGTCCTCGTCTCGTGGAGGTCGATTCGGACGGAGATGAACGTCTGGGCGGCTCCCCGTCTCAGGAGGACCTCGGATGGTGCGAAGACCATTGGCCCCTCACGGAGTTCGGCGCTCGGGCCGAAATCGGTAGGCCTCGAGAGATCGCCTGGGAAGCCCTCTGCGAGCGCTCACCGGGCTCACTCGTCGTCGCGGTCGACTACGGGCACGAAATATCCGCCCGACCGCTCTATGGCAGCCTCACCGCATTCGTCAGCGGGCGCGAGGCCATGCCCCTACCTGACGGTTCGCGCGACATCACCGCGCACGTGGCTGTCGACACCCTGGTGGCTGCTCGACGGGTTTCCCAGCACGATGTGCTGCACGAGCTCGGCGTCATTCCTCCGCGGCCAGACCACGACTTGGCGCGCACCGACCCGCCGTCCTATCTCGCCGCGCTCGCCCACCGCCAGGCGGCACAACATGCCAGCGCCAGCCCCGGGCTCGGCGACTTCTGGTGGGTACTGCGAAAAACCTGA